In Streptomyces sp. NBC_01717, one DNA window encodes the following:
- a CDS encoding AMP-binding protein, which translates to MGLHLPEAIRLHARERGSFAALTSEGSTVRYAELDSRSNRIARALLAAAPAGSRIGFLARTRNAAGEILVGAAKAGLVTVPLNWRLAVPELTAVAQDAELTFLLAEPEFRTAADAVRAAMPDVRLVVIGPSADDAVPAYENWLAAHPDDDPGRGTDADADEVFLQIYTSGTTGVPKGVLLTHGNFYADTTELEEYLWEAGSVALNALPMFHIGGLGWLRVALTAGANSLMFPDFTPDTAAETIEREGVTHAFLVPSVLHMLTELPGIEKRDFSRLALITYGSAPITPALLRRSMSLFSCHFMGKYGLTEGGGTVTQLPPEDHEADGPRQYLLKSVGRPRRGVDVVIADTVTGRPVPAGTPGEIRIRSRHNTPGYWNRPEETAALYDADGLLRTGDGGFLDADGYLFLTDRIKDMIVSGGENVYPAEVESALAEHPAVSEAAVIGVPHEVWGEAVTAMVVLRKGVVRPTEQELIDFTKSRIASYKKPRGVHFVDELPRNPNGKVLKRELRAGIK; encoded by the coding sequence ATGGGTCTGCACCTGCCCGAGGCCATCCGCCTGCACGCACGTGAGCGCGGCTCCTTCGCCGCGCTCACCTCGGAGGGCAGCACCGTCCGCTACGCCGAGCTGGACTCCCGTAGCAACCGGATCGCCCGCGCGCTCCTCGCCGCCGCCCCCGCCGGGTCCCGGATCGGCTTCCTCGCCCGCACCCGCAACGCGGCGGGCGAGATCCTGGTCGGCGCGGCCAAGGCCGGTCTGGTGACGGTGCCTCTCAACTGGCGCCTCGCCGTGCCCGAGTTGACCGCCGTTGCCCAGGACGCCGAGCTGACGTTCCTGCTCGCCGAGCCCGAGTTCCGTACCGCGGCCGACGCCGTGCGCGCGGCCATGCCGGACGTGCGGCTGGTCGTCATCGGCCCGTCCGCCGACGATGCCGTACCCGCATACGAGAACTGGCTCGCCGCCCACCCCGACGACGACCCGGGGCGGGGCACGGACGCCGACGCCGACGAGGTGTTCCTGCAGATCTACACCTCCGGCACCACCGGCGTGCCCAAGGGCGTCCTGCTCACCCACGGCAACTTCTACGCCGACACGACGGAGCTGGAGGAGTACCTCTGGGAGGCCGGGTCGGTGGCGCTGAATGCCCTGCCGATGTTCCACATCGGGGGCCTGGGCTGGCTGCGCGTGGCGCTCACCGCCGGGGCCAACAGCCTGATGTTCCCGGACTTCACGCCTGACACCGCGGCCGAGACCATCGAGCGCGAGGGTGTCACGCACGCCTTCCTCGTCCCTTCGGTGCTGCACATGCTCACGGAGCTGCCGGGGATCGAGAAGCGCGACTTCTCCCGCCTCGCGCTCATCACCTACGGCTCCGCGCCCATCACCCCGGCGCTGCTGCGCCGCTCGATGTCCCTCTTCTCCTGCCACTTCATGGGCAAGTACGGCCTCACCGAGGGCGGCGGCACGGTCACCCAACTGCCGCCGGAGGACCACGAGGCCGACGGACCCAGGCAGTACCTGCTGAAGTCCGTGGGCAGGCCGCGCCGCGGGGTGGATGTGGTGATCGCGGACACTGTCACCGGCAGACCGGTCCCGGCCGGGACCCCCGGCGAGATCCGTATCCGTTCCCGGCACAACACCCCCGGCTACTGGAACCGTCCCGAGGAGACCGCGGCTCTGTACGACGCCGACGGCCTGCTCCGTACCGGGGACGGCGGATTCCTCGACGCGGACGGCTACCTGTTCCTCACCGACCGGATCAAGGACATGATCGTCAGCGGCGGCGAGAACGTGTATCCCGCCGAGGTCGAGTCCGCGCTGGCCGAGCACCCCGCGGTCTCCGAGGCCGCGGTCATCGGTGTGCCGCACGAGGTGTGGGGCGAGGCCGTCACCGCCATGGTCGTCCTGCGCAAGGGCGTCGTGCGCCCAACCGAGCAGGAGCTCATCGACTTCACCAAGTCTCGGATCGCCTCGTACAAGAAGCCGCGCGGGGTGCACTTCGTCGACGAGCTGCCCCGCAACCCCAACGGCAAGGTCCTCAAGCGCGAGCTGCGGGCC
- the fabG gene encoding 3-oxoacyl-ACP reductase FabG yields MSETDPAQKVAVVTGAARGIGAATAARLARDGFAVAVFDLDEAACASTVEIIEKGGGRALAVGCDVSDPEQVEAGVAEVVAELGAPAVLVNNAGIIRDNLVFKMTPQEFDAVIGVHLRGAFLMAKACQKHMVDARWGRIINMSSAAALGNRGQSNYSSAKAGLQALTKTLAIELGPFGVTSNCVAPGFIATEMTAATAGRMGITFEEFTGRYATSIPVRRVGVPEDIAQAVSYFAREEAGFVSGQVLYVAGGPKG; encoded by the coding sequence GTGTCCGAAACCGACCCGGCCCAGAAGGTCGCCGTCGTCACCGGCGCCGCACGGGGCATCGGTGCGGCGACCGCCGCCCGCCTGGCCCGCGACGGCTTCGCCGTCGCCGTCTTCGATCTGGACGAGGCGGCTTGCGCGAGCACCGTCGAGATCATCGAGAAGGGCGGCGGCCGTGCACTCGCCGTCGGCTGCGATGTCTCGGACCCCGAGCAGGTCGAGGCCGGCGTCGCCGAGGTCGTGGCCGAACTCGGTGCCCCCGCCGTGCTGGTGAACAACGCCGGCATCATCCGCGACAACCTCGTCTTCAAGATGACCCCGCAGGAGTTCGACGCCGTCATCGGCGTCCACCTACGCGGCGCGTTCCTGATGGCCAAGGCCTGCCAGAAGCACATGGTCGACGCCAGGTGGGGACGGATCATCAACATGTCCTCCGCCGCCGCCCTCGGCAACCGGGGCCAGTCCAACTACTCCTCCGCCAAGGCCGGCCTGCAGGCTCTCACGAAGACTCTGGCGATCGAACTCGGCCCGTTCGGCGTCACCTCCAACTGCGTGGCACCCGGCTTCATCGCCACCGAGATGACCGCGGCCACCGCCGGGCGGATGGGGATCACCTTCGAGGAGTTCACCGGGCGCTACGCCACCAGCATCCCCGTCCGCCGGGTCGGCGTCCCCGAGGACATCGCCCAGGCGGTCTCGTACTTCGCACGCGAGGAGGCCGGCTTCGTCTCCGGCCAGGTCCTCTATGTCGCGGGCGGCCCGAAGGGCTGA
- a CDS encoding SDR family NAD(P)-dependent oxidoreductase, which produces MQINGVSAVITGGASGLGLATAKRLLERGAHVVLLDLPTSAGEQVAKELGERAHFVAGDVRSAEDAACAVATAADRAPLRITVNCAGLGKGGRTVNRDGTPYALKDFEFVVGVNLIGTFNVLRLAAAEMSRTEEVDGERGVIINTASAAAFEGQIGQCAYSASKGGIVGMTLPIARDLAAARIRVMTIAPGLFSTPLLNRKPQEALDALGAQVPHPSRLGDPSEYAQLATSIIENPMLNGETIRLDGAIRMAPK; this is translated from the coding sequence ATGCAGATCAACGGAGTCTCCGCCGTCATCACCGGTGGCGCATCGGGCCTCGGCCTCGCCACCGCAAAGCGCCTGCTCGAGCGGGGCGCACACGTCGTCCTGCTCGACCTTCCCACCTCGGCCGGCGAGCAGGTCGCCAAGGAACTCGGCGAGCGAGCACACTTCGTCGCCGGTGACGTCCGGAGCGCCGAGGACGCCGCCTGCGCCGTCGCCACCGCCGCCGACCGGGCGCCACTGCGCATCACGGTCAACTGCGCGGGCCTCGGCAAGGGCGGTCGCACGGTCAACCGCGACGGCACGCCCTACGCGCTCAAGGACTTCGAGTTCGTCGTCGGCGTCAACCTGATCGGCACCTTCAACGTGCTGCGCCTCGCGGCCGCCGAGATGTCCAGGACCGAGGAGGTCGACGGCGAGCGCGGCGTCATCATCAACACCGCCTCCGCCGCGGCTTTCGAGGGCCAGATCGGCCAGTGCGCCTACTCCGCCTCCAAGGGCGGCATCGTCGGCATGACCCTGCCGATCGCCCGCGACCTGGCCGCCGCCAGGATCCGCGTGATGACCATCGCCCCGGGCCTGTTCTCCACCCCGCTCCTGAACCGCAAACCGCAGGAGGCACTCGACGCGCTCGGCGCCCAGGTGCCGCACCCCTCGCGCCTCGGTGACCCGTCCGAGTACGCGCAGCTGGCGACCTCGATCATCGAGAACCCCATGCTCAACGGCGAGACGATCCGTCTCGACGGCGCCATCCGCATGGCCCCGAAGTAG
- a CDS encoding acyl-CoA dehydrogenase family protein, whose protein sequence is MPRTVFNEEHEAFRVVVREFLAKEAVPQLQDWVAAKAVPRDFYRKLGELGILGIEVPEEYGGGAGTGHHFGAVFAEEVARAGATVGTAMTHANIILPYLLHFGTEEQKQRWVPGCASGDIMLSIAMTEPGTGSDLAGIRTTAVLSEDGTHYVLNGAKTFITGGTRCDLVLVVCRTSPAPADNRRKGLTILVVDTRSEGFAVGRSLHKIGLHASDTAELSFTDVKVPVENVLGEEGEGFFHLGRNLARERLVIAVQAAAAADAAVRFAKEYTQDRTVFGKSVASFQNTKFVLAECATEVEAARLMAYEALERDAQGELSADYAAMAKLLCTETAGRVIDKCLQLHGGYGYMLEYPIARLYADTRVMRIYGGTSEVMKTIIAKSIGL, encoded by the coding sequence ATGCCGCGCACGGTATTCAACGAGGAGCACGAGGCCTTCCGGGTGGTGGTGCGGGAGTTCCTGGCGAAGGAAGCGGTCCCGCAACTGCAGGACTGGGTGGCGGCCAAGGCCGTCCCGCGCGACTTCTACCGCAAGCTCGGAGAGCTCGGCATCCTCGGCATCGAGGTGCCCGAGGAGTACGGCGGCGGCGCCGGGACCGGCCACCACTTCGGCGCCGTGTTCGCGGAGGAAGTCGCCCGGGCCGGGGCCACCGTCGGCACCGCCATGACGCACGCCAACATCATCCTGCCGTACCTCCTGCACTTCGGTACCGAGGAGCAGAAGCAACGCTGGGTACCGGGCTGCGCCTCGGGCGACATCATGCTGTCGATCGCGATGACCGAGCCCGGCACCGGCTCGGACCTGGCCGGCATCCGGACGACGGCCGTGCTGTCCGAGGACGGCACGCACTACGTCCTCAACGGAGCCAAGACCTTCATCACCGGCGGTACCCGGTGCGACCTGGTCCTGGTGGTCTGCCGTACGTCGCCCGCCCCGGCGGACAACCGCCGCAAGGGACTGACGATCCTTGTCGTGGACACCAGGAGCGAGGGCTTCGCGGTCGGCCGCAGCCTGCACAAGATCGGCCTGCACGCCTCCGACACCGCTGAGCTGTCCTTCACCGACGTCAAGGTGCCGGTCGAGAACGTCCTCGGCGAGGAGGGCGAGGGCTTCTTCCACCTGGGCCGCAACCTCGCGCGCGAGCGCCTCGTCATCGCCGTCCAGGCCGCCGCCGCGGCCGACGCCGCCGTGCGCTTCGCCAAGGAGTACACCCAGGACCGTACGGTCTTCGGTAAATCTGTGGCGTCCTTCCAGAACACCAAGTTCGTGCTCGCCGAGTGCGCCACCGAGGTCGAGGCGGCCCGGCTCATGGCGTACGAGGCGCTGGAGCGCGACGCGCAGGGCGAGTTGTCCGCGGACTACGCCGCCATGGCGAAGCTCCTCTGCACCGAGACCGCCGGCCGCGTCATCGACAAGTGCCTCCAGCTGCACGGAGGTTACGGCTACATGCTCGAGTACCCGATCGCCCGCCTGTACGCCGACACCCGCGTCATGCGGATCTACGGCGGCACCAGCGAGGTCATGAAGACCATCATCGCCAAATCCATCGGCCTCTGA
- a CDS encoding thiolase family protein encodes MRDAVIVDAVRTPVGKRGGSLSGIHAVDLSAHVLTALAERNGLDPGTVDDVVWGTVSQVGEQAGVVGRFAALAAGWPESVPGVSVSRACGSSQQSVHFAAGLVTAGQYDIAVAGGVESMSRVPMGSARSVPTAGKAYGPLVLNRYFPGGEGEFDQGVGAELIAEQYGLSRTQLDQHALDSHERAARAIDEGRFNSQITPVTVTDPDGTTRVFDTDEGVRRGSTLEKLAGLKTPFKQDGVVSAGNSSQISDGAAALLITTGEIAQRNGWTPIARVHTAVLAGADPVTMALGPAPATAKALKRSGLSIGDIGAFEINEAFAPVTLAWLKETGADHELMNPLGGAMAIGHPLGGSGARLMTTLVHHMRDNNIRYGLQAMCEAGGMANATILELL; translated from the coding sequence ATGCGTGACGCAGTGATCGTGGATGCCGTTCGAACCCCTGTCGGCAAGCGCGGCGGTTCCCTCTCCGGTATCCACGCCGTCGATCTCTCCGCCCATGTCCTGACCGCCCTCGCCGAGCGCAACGGTCTCGACCCCGGCACCGTCGACGACGTCGTCTGGGGCACCGTCTCCCAGGTCGGCGAGCAGGCCGGTGTCGTCGGCCGTTTCGCGGCCCTCGCGGCCGGCTGGCCCGAGTCCGTACCCGGCGTCTCCGTCTCGCGCGCCTGCGGCTCCTCCCAGCAGTCCGTGCACTTCGCCGCCGGTCTGGTCACCGCCGGCCAGTACGACATCGCCGTCGCCGGCGGCGTCGAGTCGATGAGCCGCGTGCCGATGGGCTCGGCCCGCAGCGTCCCGACGGCCGGCAAGGCGTACGGCCCCCTGGTCCTGAACCGCTACTTCCCCGGCGGCGAGGGCGAGTTCGACCAAGGCGTCGGTGCCGAGCTGATAGCCGAGCAGTACGGCCTGAGCCGCACGCAACTCGATCAGCACGCCCTGGACTCGCACGAGCGCGCCGCCCGCGCGATCGACGAGGGGCGCTTCAACTCCCAGATCACACCCGTCACGGTCACCGACCCAGACGGCACCACGCGCGTCTTCGACACCGACGAGGGCGTGCGGCGCGGCTCCACCCTGGAGAAGCTCGCCGGCCTGAAGACGCCCTTCAAGCAGGACGGCGTGGTGAGCGCCGGGAACTCCTCACAGATCTCCGACGGCGCCGCCGCGCTGCTCATCACCACCGGTGAGATCGCGCAGCGGAACGGCTGGACCCCGATCGCCCGCGTGCACACCGCCGTTCTCGCCGGGGCCGACCCGGTCACCATGGCCCTCGGTCCCGCCCCGGCCACCGCCAAGGCGCTCAAGCGCTCCGGCCTGTCGATCGGCGACATCGGCGCCTTCGAGATCAACGAGGCGTTCGCCCCGGTCACCCTGGCCTGGCTCAAGGAGACCGGCGCCGATCACGAGCTGATGAACCCGCTCGGCGGCGCCATGGCGATCGGCCACCCGCTCGGCGGCTCGGGCGCGCGCCTGATGACCACGCTGGTCCACCACATGCGCGACAACAACATCCGCTACGGCCTGCAGGCCATGTGCGAGGCCGGCGGCATGGCCAACGCGACGATCCTCGAACTCCTCTGA
- a CDS encoding ATP-binding protein has protein sequence MAGRQGDAGVQLCLHTLTSDTRGERPCFLHHRARVRTFVQRAGRPGPPPAAVGPRPGALQDICDDAVNRLGNAPATGDAVLLLARTGVFPADQVASWDLDNQPESVGQARARTRRRLATWGVDDETAYTTELIVSELVTNAIRYGAPPVQLRLIKGRTLTCEVHDSSPSAPHVRHARTVDEGGRGLFISAQLSEDWGVRNTSDTGGKTVWAEQPLPAQPPATETA, from the coding sequence GTGGCCGGGCGTCAAGGAGACGCGGGTGTCCAACTCTGTCTTCACACACTGACGTCGGACACCCGAGGGGAGCGTCCTTGCTTTCTGCACCACCGCGCTCGTGTCCGCACTTTCGTCCAACGGGCCGGCCGACCTGGGCCCCCTCCGGCTGCTGTTGGCCCCCGGCCGGGGGCCCTGCAGGACATCTGCGACGACGCCGTCAACCGGCTGGGCAACGCCCCCGCCACCGGCGATGCGGTCCTCCTCCTTGCCCGCACCGGCGTCTTCCCCGCCGACCAGGTCGCCAGCTGGGACTTGGACAACCAGCCAGAATCCGTGGGTCAGGCTCGGGCACGCACGCGACGCCGACTCGCCACGTGGGGGGTCGACGACGAGACCGCGTACACAACCGAATTGATCGTCAGCGAGCTGGTGACCAACGCGATCCGTTACGGTGCTCCACCCGTGCAACTGCGTCTGATCAAAGGCCGCACCCTGACGTGCGAGGTGCACGACAGCAGCCCCTCCGCACCACATGTTCGTCACGCCCGCACGGTGGACGAGGGCGGCCGAGGCCTGTTCATCTCCGCGCAACTCAGCGAGGACTGGGGCGTCCGCAACACCTCCGACACCGGCGGCAAAACCGTGTGGGCCGAACAGCCTCTTCCAGCGCAGCCCCCGGCGACCGAGACTGCCTGA
- a CDS encoding acyl-CoA-like ligand-binding transcription factor, translated as MSADDMPLGLRERKKRATRDALADVALRMAADRGIENVTVEAVTDAVGVSARTFFNYFPCLEDAVTRPDPDTAERARRAVLNAPKELSALHALREAIGQELAHIEEDHERWELQTAALRKSPSLLPGFLAAQGADERALVAVVAERLGQDPESDLHPRLLTHVTIAAVRAAVELWVASGRTRTFQSIYSEAFASLAAGLSD; from the coding sequence ATGAGCGCCGACGACATGCCACTCGGGCTGCGCGAACGTAAGAAGCGTGCGACACGTGACGCCCTCGCGGACGTGGCGCTGCGCATGGCCGCGGATCGCGGAATCGAGAACGTGACCGTGGAAGCGGTCACCGATGCGGTCGGCGTCTCTGCGCGCACCTTCTTCAACTACTTCCCGTGCCTGGAAGACGCGGTCACCCGACCCGACCCCGACACCGCCGAGCGGGCCCGTCGGGCCGTACTCAACGCGCCGAAGGAACTCTCGGCGCTCCATGCTCTGCGCGAGGCGATCGGCCAGGAACTCGCCCATATCGAGGAGGATCACGAACGCTGGGAACTCCAGACGGCCGCGCTCAGGAAGAGTCCTTCGCTGCTGCCCGGATTCCTGGCCGCCCAGGGCGCGGACGAACGCGCACTGGTCGCTGTCGTGGCCGAGCGCCTCGGCCAGGATCCCGAGTCCGATCTTCACCCCCGGCTTCTCACGCACGTGACGATCGCTGCCGTGCGCGCCGCCGTCGAGCTCTGGGTGGCCTCCGGCCGTACCCGCACGTTCCAGAGCATCTACAGCGAGGCGTTCGCCTCGCTGGCCGCCGGTCTGAGCGACTGA
- a CDS encoding MDR family MFS transporter yields MTAAVTPETGTAGAPEGAAPAMTRRHILQAMSGLMAGMFVAILASTVVSNALPRIIADLHGSQSSYTWVVTAELLAMTATVPIWGKLSDLYDKKLLIQLSLSMFIVGSLVAGFSHSVGLLIVSRVVQGIGAGGLTALAQVVMAAVIPPRELGRYSGIFGAVFAVGTVAGPLIGGVLVDTSWLGWRWCFFIGVPFALLAIVLLQLTLKLPTVRREVKIDYLGAVLIMSGVSSLLLWVTLAGNRFDWASWQTAALVSAGVVLLATAVLVESRVQEPIIPLDIFRNRTVALTTVASLLVGVAMFGGTVFLSQYFQISLGKSPTIAGLMSLPMILGLMLSTTVAGQIISARGKWKGFLIAGGIIMTAGMGLLATISADSSFGLLSIYMVVLGVGVGMLMQNLVLAAQNDVPASELGAATSVLSFFRSLGGAIGTSALGAVLSHRVASEMEKGFGGAADNGGAGHGVPDLAALPESARQVVEHAYGVATADVFLIGAPFAFLALIAVLFIKEKPLKTQSGMERLAEENAAAAKAPAAPAH; encoded by the coding sequence ATGACCGCTGCCGTCACACCCGAAACCGGTACCGCCGGTGCGCCCGAGGGGGCTGCACCGGCCATGACGCGTCGTCACATACTCCAGGCCATGTCGGGCCTGATGGCCGGCATGTTCGTGGCCATCCTGGCCTCCACCGTGGTCTCCAACGCCCTTCCCAGGATCATTGCCGATCTGCACGGCAGCCAGTCCTCGTACACCTGGGTGGTCACCGCCGAGCTCCTGGCGATGACGGCGACCGTCCCGATCTGGGGCAAGCTGTCAGACCTCTACGACAAGAAGCTGCTCATCCAGCTCTCGCTCTCGATGTTCATCGTCGGCTCGCTCGTCGCCGGCTTCTCGCACAGCGTCGGCCTGCTCATCGTGAGCCGTGTGGTGCAGGGCATCGGCGCGGGCGGTCTCACCGCGCTCGCCCAGGTCGTGATGGCGGCGGTCATTCCACCGCGTGAACTCGGCCGCTATTCCGGCATCTTCGGCGCCGTCTTCGCCGTCGGCACCGTCGCGGGACCGCTCATCGGCGGCGTGCTCGTGGACACCTCCTGGCTGGGGTGGCGCTGGTGCTTCTTCATCGGTGTGCCGTTCGCCCTGCTCGCGATCGTGCTGCTCCAGCTGACCCTGAAGCTGCCCACGGTCCGCAGGGAGGTGAAGATCGACTATCTCGGTGCCGTCCTCATCATGAGCGGGGTCAGCTCACTGCTGCTGTGGGTGACCCTCGCAGGCAACCGGTTCGACTGGGCGTCGTGGCAGACCGCCGCTCTGGTCTCCGCCGGTGTGGTCCTGCTGGCCACAGCGGTCCTGGTCGAATCCAGGGTCCAGGAACCGATCATCCCGCTGGACATCTTCCGTAACCGGACCGTCGCACTGACGACGGTGGCGAGCCTGCTGGTCGGCGTGGCCATGTTCGGCGGCACGGTGTTCCTCTCCCAGTACTTCCAGATCTCGCTCGGCAAGTCGCCGACCATCGCAGGTCTGATGAGCCTGCCGATGATCCTCGGTCTGATGCTCTCCACGACCGTCGCCGGGCAGATCATCTCCGCCCGGGGCAAGTGGAAGGGCTTCCTGATCGCGGGCGGCATCATCATGACCGCGGGCATGGGCCTGCTGGCCACGATCAGCGCGGACTCCTCGTTCGGGCTGCTCAGCATCTACATGGTCGTACTGGGCGTCGGCGTCGGCATGCTGATGCAGAACCTGGTGCTGGCAGCTCAGAACGACGTACCCGCGTCGGAGCTCGGCGCAGCGACCTCGGTGCTCTCGTTCTTCCGCAGCCTCGGTGGGGCGATCGGCACGAGCGCGCTGGGCGCCGTGCTCAGCCACCGGGTGGCGAGCGAGATGGAGAAGGGCTTCGGCGGGGCGGCGGACAACGGGGGCGCCGGGCACGGGGTCCCCGACCTCGCCGCCCTTCCCGAATCGGCCCGGCAGGTGGTCGAGCATGCGTACGGGGTCGCGACCGCGGATGTCTTCCTGATCGGAGCCCCCTTCGCGTTTCTCGCGCTGATCGCGGTGCTGTTCATCAAGGAGAAGCCGCTCAAGACGCAGAGCGGCATGGAACGGCTCGCGGAGGAGAACGCCGCCGCGGCAAAGGCGCCGGCTGCCCCGGCGCACTGA
- a CDS encoding sulfatase translates to MSHADRAPVPPHTDSASTEEDLTRDGSPEHVPDCDAAGPDGAARDDPGEAVVRGPRERRPAVVRSVAWVTTALATALVLFALLLPNQVSRLTPGTFARIPVEAILGVAVLLVLPPKARRVMAVFAGVGLGLLTILKFLDMGFYASLDRPFDPVLDWILLDDAEAFLKDSVGRADAIGALIGIVALALALLAFMTLAVVRLSRLLVRHSAVATRTTLVLGTAWITFMALGTQIAGVPVASRNTATLVEDRAGSVRAGLKDEREFEKESAVDAFGDTPADQLLTGLRGKDVIFTFIESYGRSAVEDPAMASQVDAVLADGTSRLSAAGFSSRSGWLTSPTTGAGSWLAHTTFMSGLWVDNQQRYRSVTSSDRLTLTGAFRRADAWRTVGIMPGVTRAWPEGKFFGLDNIHDSRQLGYKGPKFSWTPVPDQYSLSAFERLEHGKPGRDPLMAEIILASSHNPWAPIPRMIGWNEVGDGSVYDAMKKAGKDPKEVWRDPAQVRTEYRRAIEYSLHSLISYVEKYGDDNTVLVFLGDHQPVTTVTDGKFGRDVPVAIVARDPAVLDRISGWGWQDGLKPGPSAPVWRMDTFRDRFLTAFGPQSGPNSSPPTR, encoded by the coding sequence GTGTCGCACGCTGACCGCGCTCCGGTCCCGCCCCATACGGACAGCGCAAGCACGGAGGAGGACCTGACACGGGACGGTTCTCCGGAGCACGTCCCGGACTGTGACGCCGCGGGTCCGGACGGCGCCGCACGCGACGACCCTGGCGAGGCCGTCGTCCGCGGCCCGCGGGAAAGGCGCCCGGCCGTGGTGCGGAGCGTGGCGTGGGTGACCACGGCCCTGGCCACCGCGCTCGTGCTCTTCGCTCTACTCCTGCCGAACCAGGTCAGCCGACTCACGCCCGGCACGTTCGCCCGCATTCCGGTGGAGGCGATCCTCGGCGTCGCCGTACTGCTCGTCCTGCCGCCAAAGGCGAGGCGGGTGATGGCGGTGTTCGCGGGGGTGGGCCTCGGCCTGCTGACCATCCTGAAGTTCCTCGACATGGGTTTCTACGCGAGTCTCGACCGGCCATTCGATCCGGTACTCGACTGGATCCTGCTCGACGACGCGGAAGCCTTCCTCAAGGACTCGGTCGGCCGGGCCGACGCGATCGGTGCGCTGATCGGGATCGTGGCCCTCGCTCTCGCCTTGCTCGCCTTCATGACGCTGGCTGTGGTCCGGCTGAGCCGCCTCCTGGTCCGGCACAGCGCCGTGGCGACCCGTACCACCTTGGTGCTCGGGACCGCATGGATCACCTTCATGGCGCTCGGCACGCAGATCGCCGGCGTGCCGGTCGCTTCCAGGAACACGGCCACCCTCGTCGAGGACCGTGCCGGCTCGGTGCGTGCAGGCCTCAAGGACGAGCGGGAGTTCGAAAAGGAGTCTGCCGTCGATGCCTTCGGCGACACCCCGGCCGACCAACTGCTGACCGGGCTGCGCGGCAAGGACGTCATCTTCACCTTCATCGAAAGCTACGGGCGCTCCGCAGTCGAGGACCCGGCGATGGCGTCGCAGGTCGACGCGGTGCTCGCGGACGGGACCAGTCGGCTGAGTGCGGCCGGATTCTCCTCGCGAAGCGGCTGGCTCACCTCCCCCACGACGGGCGCCGGTAGCTGGCTTGCCCACACCACCTTCATGTCAGGCCTGTGGGTCGACAATCAGCAGCGCTATCGCAGCGTCACCTCGAGCGACCGGCTGACCCTCACCGGCGCCTTCCGGCGCGCCGACGCCTGGCGGACGGTCGGCATCATGCCGGGGGTCACCCGGGCCTGGCCGGAGGGGAAATTCTTCGGCCTCGACAACATCCACGACTCCCGGCAGCTCGGGTACAAGGGCCCGAAGTTCAGCTGGACGCCCGTACCCGACCAGTACAGTCTGTCCGCCTTCGAACGCCTGGAGCACGGCAAGCCGGGCCGTGACCCATTGATGGCGGAGATCATTCTCGCCTCCAGTCACAATCCCTGGGCACCCATACCCAGGATGATCGGCTGGAACGAGGTCGGTGACGGCTCGGTGTACGACGCCATGAAGAAGGCCGGCAAGGACCCCAAAGAAGTGTGGCGGGACCCCGCCCAGGTGCGAACCGAGTACCGGCGTGCCATTGAATACTCGTTGCACAGTCTCATCTCCTACGTGGAGAAGTACGGCGACGACAACACCGTGCTCGTCTTCCTCGGCGACCATCAGCCGGTGACGACCGTCACCGACGGCAAGTTCGGCCGGGACGTACCGGTCGCGATCGTCGCCCGCGATCCGGCCGTGCTGGACCGTATTTCCGGCTGGGGCTGGCAGGACGGTCTGAAACCCGGCCCGTCCGCTCCGGTCTGGAGGATGGACACCTTCCGCGACCGCTTCCTGACCGCCTTCGGTCCGCAGTCGGGCCCCAACTCGTCCCCGCCGACCCGGTGA